One window from the genome of Musa acuminata AAA Group cultivar baxijiao chromosome BXJ1-4, Cavendish_Baxijiao_AAA, whole genome shotgun sequence encodes:
- the LOC103969281 gene encoding lipid phosphate phosphatase 2 isoform X2 produces MPDIQLGVHTLRSHGTKVARFHMHDWIILILLAIIDGCLNLIEPYHRFVGKDMMTDLRYPLKSNTVPFWAVPLIAILLPFAIIIGIYFKRRNVYDLHNAILGLLFSVLITGVITDAIKDAVGRPRPDFFWRCFPDGNDIYNNVTTEVICHGEKGVIKEGHKSFPSGHSSWSFAGLGFLAWYLAGKIQAFDRRGHVAKLCIVFLPLLCASLVAISRVDDYWHHWQDVFAGGFLGLVVSSFCYLQFFPPPYHLDGWLPHASLHTMADTRNEVQLQSTTNSLQSRPSVIDTVYVASEGQNGIHMRDTSAIMDSMEAGWRH; encoded by the exons ATGCCAGATATCCAGTTAGGAGTTCACACATTGCGATCCCATGGAACCAAAGTTGCAAGATTTCATATGCACGACTGGATTATACTCATACTCCTCGCTATAATAGATGGATGCTTAAATCTTATAGAACCTTATCATCGGTTTGTGGGAAAAGACATGATGACAGATCTGAGGTATCCATTGAAAAGCAACACAGTGCCATTTTGGGCTGTTCCG TTAATCGCCATTCTGTTACCTTTTGCGATTATTATTGGCATATACTTCAAAAGGAGGAATGTGTATGATTTGCATAATGCCATACTAG GCTTGCTTTTTTCGGTGCTTATAACTGGAGTCATAACTGATGCAATAAAGGATGCTGTTGGCCGACCAAGGCCAGATTTCTTCTGGCGCTGTTTTCCTGATGGAAATGAT ATCTACAACAATGTGACTACAGAAGTTATATGCCATGGGGAAAAGGGCGTAATCAAAGAAGGGCACAAGAGTTTTCCAAGTGGACATTCATCGT GGTCTTTTGCGGGTCTAGGTTTCTTAGCATGGTATCTAGCAGGGAAAATCCAGGCTTTTGATCGTAGGGGCCATGTCGCAAAGCTATGCATTGTATTTCTTCCTCTACTTTGTGCATCCCTTGTGGCAATTTCTCGCGTCGACGATTACTGGCACCATTGGCAAGATGTCTTTGCAGGAGGTTTTCTAG GATTGGTAGTCAGTTCATTTTGTTATCTGCAATTCTTTCCACCTCCTTATCATCTAGACG GTTGGTTGCCCCATGCATCCTTGCACACGATGGCTGATACTAGAAACGAGGTTCAGCTGCAGTCGACTACGAATTCTCTTCAGTCAAGGCCATCGGTGATTGACACTGTTTATGTTGCATCCGAGGGTCAGAATGGAATCCACATGAGAGACACAAGCGCAATTATGGACTCAATGGAAGCCGGTTGGAGGCATTGA
- the LOC135672174 gene encoding protein PLASTID MOVEMENT IMPAIRED 2-like encodes MVQELEKVKLELSRLKLDVASASEAKADAEKEATASALRAVCVLHSVEELRKQIDESDEEHALVELARIEAEREHREIEARRVAEAAEFSNRVDAARKTFDDLNQETIHHEELQMKLNITQSSISLLQAELESVRAKDKNKKKKKKKEEQESSWRSSSLDAAKAELLAAKEELDLVKEEGFKFMNSMDLIRKELDRIAQETRQLEKLEKKAESSVLRLDSNLLKAKTKLEATTVAEERATTMGSKLSTTLNQLQAETEAAQKETQLIGQEAIGVRSQIANTDSEISSAEEKLQAVVQELRAAKASEATAFKKLKSVTKQTTTRVRASLTQCSASIPISETEHDYLVSNAAAAQVVSSKKVAAAQAWMEALTDRERNARVKAELIEKELRELKAVEVRELHETQRSVFARRSLEEDLNRLMKQIEEEDEQLSEEKPRKAVMPRSRSIKIRRIPSSPGTPRQVRSPLIVIKKRTKVMPNLVRFLRDGRGRRT; translated from the coding sequence ATGGTACAGGAACTAGAAAAGGTGAAGCTTGAACTCAGCCGGCTGAAGCTTGACGTCGCCTCTGCATCGGAGGCAAAGGCCGATGCCGAGAAGGAAGCTACAGCGTCGGCTCTGCGAGCCGTGTGCGTTCTTCACTCGGTGGAGGAGCTCAGAAAGCAGATAGACGAATCGGACGAAGAGCATGCGTTGGTCGAGCTTGCTCGGATCGAGGCCGAAAGGGAGCACCGAGAAATAGAAGCTCGAAGAGTCGCCGAGGCCGCAGAGTTCTCCAACAGAGTCGACGCTGCCAGGAAGACATTCGACGATCTTAACCAAGAAACCATCCACCATGAGGAACTCCAGATGAAGCTTAACATCACCCAATCATCCATCAGCCTGTTGCAGGCAGAACTGGAGTCGGTTCGAGCAAAGgacaagaataagaagaagaagaagaagaaggaagaacaaGAAAGTTCATGGCGCAGTTCCTCCTTGGATGCTGCCAAAGCCGAACTTTTGGCAGCAAAAGAAGAATTGGATTTGGTCAAGGAAGAGGGGTTTAAGTTCATGAACTCGATGGATCTCATCAGAAAGGAGTTGGATCGGATTGCCCAAGAGACTCGTCAGCTGGAGAAACTAGAGAAGAAAGCAGAATCCAGTGTTCTTCGGCTCGACTCCAACCTTCTGAAAGCCAAGACCAAGTTGGAAGCCACGACAGTGGCTGAGGAGAGGGCTACAACCATGGGTTCCAAACTCTCCACCACACTGAACCAACTCCAAGCAGAGACAGAAGCAGCACAGAAGGAGACACAACTGATTGGCCAAGAGGCTATCGGTGTCCGAAGCCAAATCGCCAACACCGACTCGGAGATCAGCTCAGCGGAGGAGAAACTGCAGGCGGTGGTGCAGGAGCTACGCGCGGCTAAAGCATCAGAAGCGACGGCGTTCAAGAAGCTGAAGAGTGTCACCAAGCAAACCACCACGAGGGTTAGAGCTTCCTTAACTCAATGCAGCGCCAGCATACCCATCTCCGAGACCGAGCACGACTACCTGGTGAGCAACGCAGCAGCAGCCCAAGTGGTCTCGAGTAAGAAGGTGGCAGCGGCTCAGGCATGGATGGAAGCTTTGACGGACAGAGAGAGGAACGCGCGGGTGAAGGCGGAGCTCATCGAGAAGGAGTTGCGGGAGCTCAAAGCGGTGGAAGTGCGGGAACTTCACGAGACGCAACGGTCGGTGTTTGCCAGGAGATCCTTAGAAGAGGATCTAAACCGACTGATGAAACAGATCGAGGAAGAAGATGAACAGCTTTCGGAAGAGAAACCAAGGAAAGCCGTAATGCCAAGGTCAAGAAGCATCAAGATAAGACGGATTCCATCGTCGCCGGGGACTCCTCGACAGGTTCGTTCCCCGTTGATTGTGATCAAGAAGAGGACGAAGGTGATGCCCAATCTGGTGCGGTTTCTCAGGGATGGAAGAGGCCGCAGGACGTGA
- the LOC103969281 gene encoding lipid phosphate phosphatase 2 isoform X1, whose translation MPALRVACRGGGGGGGDGWTHTLYYGKRSAKMPDIQLGVHTLRSHGTKVARFHMHDWIILILLAIIDGCLNLIEPYHRFVGKDMMTDLRYPLKSNTVPFWAVPLIAILLPFAIIIGIYFKRRNVYDLHNAILGLLFSVLITGVITDAIKDAVGRPRPDFFWRCFPDGNDIYNNVTTEVICHGEKGVIKEGHKSFPSGHSSWSFAGLGFLAWYLAGKIQAFDRRGHVAKLCIVFLPLLCASLVAISRVDDYWHHWQDVFAGGFLGLVVSSFCYLQFFPPPYHLDGWLPHASLHTMADTRNEVQLQSTTNSLQSRPSVIDTVYVASEGQNGIHMRDTSAIMDSMEAGWRH comes from the exons ATGCCCGCACTGCG AGTTGcttgcagaggaggaggaggaggaggaggtgacggCTGGACACATACTTTGTATTACGGCAAGAGATCG GCAAAAATGCCAGATATCCAGTTAGGAGTTCACACATTGCGATCCCATGGAACCAAAGTTGCAAGATTTCATATGCACGACTGGATTATACTCATACTCCTCGCTATAATAGATGGATGCTTAAATCTTATAGAACCTTATCATCGGTTTGTGGGAAAAGACATGATGACAGATCTGAGGTATCCATTGAAAAGCAACACAGTGCCATTTTGGGCTGTTCCG TTAATCGCCATTCTGTTACCTTTTGCGATTATTATTGGCATATACTTCAAAAGGAGGAATGTGTATGATTTGCATAATGCCATACTAG GCTTGCTTTTTTCGGTGCTTATAACTGGAGTCATAACTGATGCAATAAAGGATGCTGTTGGCCGACCAAGGCCAGATTTCTTCTGGCGCTGTTTTCCTGATGGAAATGAT ATCTACAACAATGTGACTACAGAAGTTATATGCCATGGGGAAAAGGGCGTAATCAAAGAAGGGCACAAGAGTTTTCCAAGTGGACATTCATCGT GGTCTTTTGCGGGTCTAGGTTTCTTAGCATGGTATCTAGCAGGGAAAATCCAGGCTTTTGATCGTAGGGGCCATGTCGCAAAGCTATGCATTGTATTTCTTCCTCTACTTTGTGCATCCCTTGTGGCAATTTCTCGCGTCGACGATTACTGGCACCATTGGCAAGATGTCTTTGCAGGAGGTTTTCTAG GATTGGTAGTCAGTTCATTTTGTTATCTGCAATTCTTTCCACCTCCTTATCATCTAGACG GTTGGTTGCCCCATGCATCCTTGCACACGATGGCTGATACTAGAAACGAGGTTCAGCTGCAGTCGACTACGAATTCTCTTCAGTCAAGGCCATCGGTGATTGACACTGTTTATGTTGCATCCGAGGGTCAGAATGGAATCCACATGAGAGACACAAGCGCAATTATGGACTCAATGGAAGCCGGTTGGAGGCATTGA